The following are encoded together in the Oreochromis aureus strain Israel breed Guangdong linkage group 18, ZZ_aureus, whole genome shotgun sequence genome:
- the cdc34b gene encoding cell division cycle 34 homolog (S. cerevisiae) b: MAQPDAPHVASSQKALMLELKSLQEEPVEGFKITLVDEADLYNWEVAIFGPPNTHYEGGYFKARIKFPLDYPYSPPAFRFLTKMWHPNIYENGDVCISILHPPVDDPQSGELPSERWNPTQNVRTILLSVISLLNEPNTFSPANVDASVMYRKWRDSKGKDREYVEIIRKQVLATKAEAERDGVKVPTTLAEYCVRTRAPAPDEGSDLFYDYCYDEDDVEGEDGDCCYDEDDSGNEES, translated from the exons ATGGCGCAACCCGACGCCCCTCATGTAGCCAGTTCACAGAAAGCACTCATGCTGGAACTGAAGAGCCTTCAGGAGGAGCCCGTGGAGGGATTCAAAATAACACTGGTGGACGAGGCTGATTTATACAACTGGGAAGTGGCCATTTTTGGACCACCAAACACTCACTATGAAGGGGGATATTTCAAG GCTCGGATCAAGTTTCCTCTAGACTACCCTTACTCCCCTCCGGCTTTCCGCTTCCTCACCAAGATGTGGCACCCCAACATCTATGAG AATGGAGATGTGTGTATTTCTATACTGCACCCTCCAGTGGACGACCCACAGAGCGGAGAGCTGCCTTCAGAGAGATGGAATCCCACCCAGAACGTCCG GACCATTCTGCTGAGTGTGATCTCACTGCTGAATGAACCCAACACCTTTTCTCCTGCCAATGTGGACGCGTCTGTCATGTACCGCAAATGGAGAGACAGCAAAGGCAAAGACCGGGAATACGTGGAGATCATCAG AAAACAAGTGTTGGCTACCAAAGCTGAAGCTGAGCGCGATGGCGTGAAAGTGCCCACTACGCTGGCGGAGTACTGCGTCCGCACACGTGCCCCAGCCCCCGATGAAGGTTCCGACCTGTTCTATGACTATTGCTACGACGAAGACGACGTGGAAGGCGAGGATGGCGACTGTTGCTATGACGAAGACGACTCGGGCAATGAGGAGTCCTGA
- the sirt6 gene encoding NAD-dependent protein deacetylase sirtuin-6 produces MSVNYAAGLTPYANKGVCGLPEHFDSPEELKAKVETLAQLIKESQYLVVHSGAGISTSAGIPDFRGPKGVWTLEEKGESPHFDTTFEDARPSLTHMALLGLQRAGYLKYLISQNVDGLHVRSGFPRDLLSELHGNMFVEECEKCGRQYVREKVIGVMGLKPTGRYCEVVRSRGLRACRGKLISTILDWEDALPDRDLNKADDASRRADLALTLGTSLQIKPSGDLPLLTKRKGGKLVIVNLQPTKHDKHAHLRIHGYVDDVMKQLMELLGLEIPKWDGPTVCESSTATTETTADVKPPPGVTAKEKVEKNFVKEERKRGASQLTDDGSVKEETVSVKRERADLPVEINEEK; encoded by the exons ATGTCTGTGAATTATGCAGCTGGACTCACGCCGTACGCAAACAAAGGTGTCTGCGGACTTCCTGAG CACTTTGATAGTCCTGAGGAGCTGAAGGCCAAGGTGGAGACTCTAGCTCAGCTGATTAAAGAATCTCAGTACTTGGTTGTCCACTCAGGAGCTGGGATCAGCACCTCGGCAGGTATCCCTGACTTCAG ggGTCCCAAGGGTGTGTGGACTCTTGAAGAAAAGGGTGAGTCGCCTCATTTTGATACCACATTTGAAGATGCTCGCCCAAGCTTGACTCACATGGCTCTCCTGGGACTACAGAGGGCAGGGTACCTCAAATATCTCATCAGCCAGAATGTGGACGGCCTGCATGTGCGATCAGGCTTCCCCAG GGATTTGTTATCAGAGCTTCATGGGAACATGTTTGTGGAGGAGTGTGAGAAGTGTGGCAG GCAGTACGTCCGAGAAAAGGTGATCGGTGTGATGGGCCTGAAACCGACAGGACGCTACTGCGAGGTGGTACGATCCAGGGGGCTCCGAGCGTGCAG AGGGAAGCTGATCAGCACTATACTTGACTGGGAGGATGCTCTTCCTGACAGAGACCTGAACAAAGCAGATGACGCAAGCAG ACGAGCGGACCTGGCTCTGACGCTGGGCACGTCCCTGCAGATCAAACCCAGTGGAGACCTCCCACTCCTCACCAAGCGCAAGGGTGGCAAACTGGTTATTGTCAACCTGCAGCCGACCAAACAT GACAAGCATGCACACCTGCGTATCCATGGTTATGTGGACGACGTCATGAAACAGCTGATGGAGCTGCTGGGACTGGAAATCCCAAAGTGGGATGGACCAACTGTCTGCGAGAGCTCCACAGCTACCACTGAGACCACCGCTGATGTCAAACCACCGCCTGGTGTTACTGCGAAGGAAAAGGTGGAAAAGAACTTCGTTaaggaggagaggaaaagaggagCTTCACAGCTAACAGACGATGGAAGCGTTAAGGAGGAGACAGTTTcagtaaagagagagagagcggacCTCCCGGTGGAGATAAATGAAGAGAAATAG